A single genomic interval of Vallitalea longa harbors:
- the pyrB gene encoding aspartate carbamoyltransferase: MLKGKHLIEPSDFTVNELEEIFTLADDIIQDPNKYLDACKGKLLATLFYEPSTRTRFSFEAAMLRLGGQVFGFSEASSSSVSKGESISDTIRVVGCYADIAVMRHPKEGAPKLASKYSDIPVINAGDGGHQHPTQTLTDLLTIRSYKKSFSNNVIGLCGDLKFGRTVHSLVKALSRYENIKFVFIAPPELKIPSYITEELTNHEFYQTSNLEEAIPELDILYMTRIQKERFFNEEEYLRLKGYYKLDHDKLNNAKDDMIILHPLPRVDEISPEIDNDKRAVYFNQAKYGMYVRMALILKLLGGDIIC; encoded by the coding sequence ATGTTAAAAGGTAAACATTTAATTGAACCCAGTGATTTTACAGTCAATGAATTAGAAGAGATATTCACTCTAGCAGATGACATCATTCAAGACCCTAATAAATATTTAGACGCTTGCAAAGGGAAATTATTAGCCACTCTATTCTATGAACCATCTACAAGAACAAGATTTAGTTTCGAGGCAGCCATGTTAAGACTTGGAGGTCAAGTATTCGGTTTTTCAGAAGCTTCATCTTCATCAGTATCAAAAGGAGAAAGTATTTCTGATACCATAAGAGTCGTAGGCTGTTATGCTGATATTGCTGTTATGAGACATCCAAAAGAAGGAGCTCCAAAACTCGCTTCTAAATATTCTGATATTCCAGTAATCAATGCAGGTGACGGTGGTCATCAACATCCAACTCAAACATTAACAGATTTACTTACAATTCGATCCTATAAAAAAAGTTTCTCCAATAATGTAATCGGACTTTGTGGCGATTTGAAGTTTGGAAGAACTGTTCATTCATTAGTTAAAGCCCTAAGTCGATATGAAAATATTAAATTCGTCTTTATCGCTCCACCAGAACTCAAAATACCATCGTACATTACTGAAGAATTAACTAATCATGAATTCTATCAAACTTCTAATCTTGAGGAAGCTATCCCTGAACTTGATATTCTATATATGACTCGTATCCAAAAAGAAAGGTTCTTCAACGAAGAAGAATACCTTAGACTTAAGGGATACTATAAATTAGACCATGATAAATTAAATAATGCGAAGGATGATATGATAATTCTTCACCCATTACCAAGAGTAGATGAAATAAGCCCAGAAATAGATAATGAT
- a CDS encoding Ig-like domain-containing protein, protein MKRNLKSKLCLVLTIMVITFTLAPKTLLAATENDNSKPQTIYLKGAELNVEEVSKVKSSVEDMNYIIAFNGPIDENMKEEVIELGAELVEYIPDFSYLSRLSSEIITDVVDLPFVEEVIVYQPEYKINPLLEQNRNNLVRDNGKVEVRIATFDDPSVLDEYIEKIEGIIVDTTKDEVIVEMNRNDIEQLAELSSVKYIEPMVERVLFNDVARGYMGVNNLALTGYEGQGQVVCVCDTGIDTGVNNSNMHKDFQGRIDAIYPLGRSTADDVHGHGTHVSGSVLGSGDRSNGQITGIAPEAHLVMQSVLDSGGGLGGLPNDLNTLFQQGNNAGARIHTNSWGAAVGGQYTADSQDVDEYVWNNDDMIILFSAGNSGDGYSGTQYNSIGAPGTAKNCITVGATENNRPSKGTAGDNPDEIAYFSSRGDCDDGRTKPDIVAPGTWILSTKSSVAPVSNYWEDYDTYYAYMGGTSMSTPLTAGAVAVAREYMVDEWNHTPSAAMMKAAIINGGTDLGFGFPSRDQGWGRISLEDSLRSKEYEYVDQDYSLATNQTKNFTYAVESTNTPLRVTLVWSDYPGSTSASKALVNDLDVKITSPSGTVYYGNDFSQPYDTSYDRVNNVENIYINNPEIGNYTVEVKGYNVPQGPQPFALFSSGDFGTAVVDDEDPTCSITSPNNGATVDGMLTINANATDNVAVEKVEFYVDNNKIGEDNQAPYSYDFNTASVNNGNHDLKVKAIDTSANVGTSNVIAVTVNNITDTEDPTCSITSPNNGATVDGTITINADATDDVAVAKVEFYVDNNKIGEDTNAPYTYDWDTTSVSNADHSLKVKAIDTSNKEGLSNEITVTVDNTTTVGYVTETYTGTASIFGNAQVDLNVTAPGTIDLEISGSNTSLKMKLYDPNNNQIGNSKNSISYDATETGTYSIVISAFSFFDTDFTLTATYPVESTQSFEIDKLDAAVVELPDLAVSEENAFNEGDIINDVISINTNADEKTTIEVVELYIDDNKVNEYSGVPEVIEWDTTTVDNGEHTIQIKVIDEDGNVIPSIVMNIIVENIIE, encoded by the coding sequence ATGAAACGAAATCTTAAAAGTAAGTTATGCTTAGTATTAACTATTATGGTAATAACTTTTACATTAGCTCCAAAAACATTGTTGGCAGCTACAGAAAACGACAATAGTAAGCCGCAGACTATATATTTGAAAGGTGCAGAATTAAATGTTGAAGAAGTTTCTAAGGTTAAGAGTAGTGTTGAAGATATGAATTACATTATTGCTTTTAATGGACCTATTGATGAAAATATGAAAGAAGAAGTAATAGAATTGGGTGCTGAACTAGTAGAATATATCCCTGATTTTTCATATTTATCAAGATTGTCCAGTGAGATAATTACAGATGTTGTTGATCTTCCTTTTGTTGAGGAAGTCATTGTATACCAACCAGAATATAAAATAAATCCACTGTTAGAACAAAATAGAAACAATTTAGTTAGAGATAATGGAAAAGTTGAAGTTAGAATAGCTACATTTGATGATCCTTCAGTCCTTGATGAATATATAGAAAAAATAGAAGGAATTATAGTTGATACTACTAAAGACGAAGTTATTGTAGAGATGAATCGAAATGATATTGAACAGTTAGCTGAACTTAGTTCAGTTAAATATATAGAGCCTATGGTTGAACGCGTTCTATTTAATGATGTAGCAAGAGGTTATATGGGTGTTAATAATCTTGCACTTACTGGATATGAAGGCCAAGGTCAAGTTGTATGTGTATGTGATACTGGTATAGATACTGGTGTTAACAATAGTAATATGCATAAAGATTTCCAAGGTAGAATAGATGCTATTTATCCACTTGGTAGATCAACAGCTGATGACGTTCATGGTCATGGTACTCATGTATCAGGTTCAGTATTAGGAAGTGGAGACCGTTCAAATGGTCAGATTACAGGTATTGCTCCAGAAGCACACCTTGTAATGCAATCAGTATTAGATTCAGGTGGCGGACTTGGAGGTCTTCCAAATGATCTTAATACATTGTTCCAACAAGGTAATAATGCCGGTGCTCGTATTCATACTAATTCATGGGGAGCTGCTGTTGGTGGTCAATATACTGCAGATTCTCAAGATGTTGATGAATATGTGTGGAATAATGATGATATGATAATTCTTTTCTCAGCAGGAAACTCAGGTGATGGTTATTCTGGAACTCAATATAATTCAATAGGAGCACCAGGTACTGCTAAAAACTGTATTACTGTAGGTGCAACTGAAAACAATCGTCCTAGCAAAGGTACTGCAGGCGACAATCCTGATGAGATCGCTTATTTCTCAAGTCGTGGAGATTGTGATGACGGAAGAACTAAACCTGATATCGTAGCACCAGGTACTTGGATTCTTTCTACAAAATCATCTGTAGCTCCTGTAAGTAATTATTGGGAAGATTACGATACTTATTATGCATATATGGGTGGAACATCAATGTCTACTCCATTAACTGCAGGTGCAGTAGCAGTAGCTCGTGAATACATGGTAGATGAATGGAACCATACACCAAGTGCAGCAATGATGAAAGCTGCTATAATCAATGGTGGTACTGATTTAGGCTTTGGTTTCCCAAGCCGTGATCAAGGATGGGGACGTATTAGCTTAGAAGATTCATTAAGAAGTAAAGAATATGAATATGTAGATCAAGATTATAGTTTAGCTACTAATCAAACTAAAAACTTCACTTATGCTGTTGAGTCAACTAATACTCCATTAAGAGTAACTCTAGTATGGTCAGATTATCCAGGATCAACTTCAGCATCTAAAGCTTTAGTTAATGACTTAGATGTTAAAATAACATCTCCATCAGGAACAGTATATTATGGTAATGATTTCAGTCAACCATATGATACTAGTTACGATAGAGTTAATAACGTAGAAAATATTTACATTAATAACCCAGAGATTGGAAATTATACAGTTGAAGTAAAAGGATATAATGTTCCACAAGGACCTCAACCATTTGCTCTTTTCTCATCAGGGGACTTCGGTACTGCTGTAGTAGATGATGAAGATCCAACATGTAGTATTACTTCACCTAACAATGGTGCTACAGTTGATGGAATGTTAACTATAAATGCTAATGCAACTGATAATGTAGCAGTTGAGAAAGTTGAATTTTATGTTGATAATAATAAAATAGGAGAAGATAATCAGGCTCCTTACAGCTATGATTTCAATACTGCTAGCGTAAATAATGGTAATCATGATCTTAAGGTAAAAGCAATTGATACATCTGCTAATGTAGGAACTTCTAATGTTATAGCAGTTACAGTAAATAATATAACAGATACAGAAGATCCAACATGTAGTATCACATCTCCTAATAATGGTGCTACAGTTGATGGTACTATCACAATAAATGCTGATGCAACTGACGATGTAGCAGTTGCAAAAGTTGAATTTTATGTTGATAATAATAAAATAGGTGAAGATACTAATGCACCTTATACTTATGACTGGGACACTACTAGTGTCAGTAATGCAGATCATAGTTTGAAAGTAAAAGCAATAGACACATCTAATAAAGAAGGTTTATCTAATGAAATTACAGTTACTGTAGATAATACTACAACTGTAGGTTATGTAACTGAAACTTATACAGGAACTGCAAGTATTTTTGGTAATGCACAAGTTGATCTTAATGTAACTGCTCCTGGTACTATTGATTTAGAAATATCAGGAAGCAACACATCACTTAAAATGAAATTATACGATCCTAATAATAATCAAATAGGTAATAGTAAAAATTCAATCTCTTATGATGCAACTGAAACAGGAACATATTCAATAGTAATATCAGCATTCAGTTTCTTTGATACTGATTTTACTTTAACTGCAACATATCCTGTTGAATCAACTCAAAGTTTCGAAATTGATAAACTAGATGCAGCTGTTGTTGAATTACCTGACCTAGCTGTATCAGAAGAAAATGCTTTCAATGAAGGCGATATCATTAATGATGTTATCTCAATCAACACTAATGCAGACGAAAAGACAACAATAGAAGTTGTAGAATTATATATTGATGATAACAAAGTTAACGAATATTCAGGTGTTCCAGAGGTTATAGAGTGGGATACTACAACTGTAGATAATGGAGAACATACTATCCAGATCAAAGTTATTGATGAAGATGGTAATGTTATTCCTTCTATAGTGATGAATATTATCGTAGAAAACATTATAGAATAA
- a CDS encoding sensor histidine kinase, which yields MTKSRKSLYYVIDIITIIIFYFAFTYEGAKDNRFVLLIILFMAYLTMSMIKYFFSDNRVKAISLIIKILLLLFIEVNSKYAINYFIHAVYLLIMIDSTFLLNLRSSYIINFLSFIGSMYKFINLISINNTISNISQMFLFILINSLVIVILGFAKYHQEGREKIDNLYKELLKAHKKLQDYADKIKDLTVVEERNKIARDLHDTLGHDMTGLIMQLEMVSTMMDEDIDSAKNLMEDSKTNARSSLKKVREIVETFKDESEKSNDVDDIRELVDEFSRKTGISINFKVVGDKVIFGPDVTITLYRVIQEAMTNAVRHGRAKEISIVIMYDVDRIGFSIVDNGAGCDKVVEGYGLRGMKERVDLLGGELWYESKDGFQIGGNILLK from the coding sequence ATGACGAAATCAAGAAAATCACTATATTATGTGATTGATATTATAACCATAATTATTTTTTATTTTGCTTTTACTTATGAAGGGGCAAAAGATAATAGATTTGTTCTGCTGATAATATTGTTTATGGCATATTTGACTATGAGTATGATTAAGTATTTTTTTAGTGACAATAGAGTAAAGGCTATTTCATTAATAATAAAAATATTATTATTGCTGTTTATTGAAGTCAATTCAAAATATGCTATAAATTATTTTATACATGCAGTATATTTACTGATAATGATAGATTCTACTTTTTTACTTAATCTAAGAAGTAGTTATATAATCAATTTCTTATCATTTATTGGATCCATGTATAAATTCATCAATCTGATTTCTATAAATAATACTATTTCTAATATTTCGCAGATGTTTCTTTTTATATTGATCAATTCACTAGTTATTGTCATATTGGGATTTGCTAAGTATCATCAAGAAGGAAGAGAAAAGATTGATAACCTATATAAAGAATTATTGAAGGCTCATAAGAAATTACAGGATTATGCTGATAAAATTAAAGATCTGACTGTTGTAGAAGAGAGAAATAAAATAGCTAGAGACCTTCATGATACTCTTGGACATGATATGACTGGTCTTATAATGCAACTTGAGATGGTTAGCACTATGATGGATGAAGATATAGATAGTGCAAAAAATCTCATGGAAGATTCTAAGACAAACGCTAGGAGTAGCTTGAAAAAAGTTAGAGAGATTGTAGAAACCTTTAAGGATGAAAGTGAAAAGAGTAATGATGTAGATGATATTAGAGAACTTGTTGATGAGTTTTCTAGAAAAACCGGTATTAGTATAAATTTTAAGGTTGTGGGAGATAAGGTGATTTTTGGACCTGATGTTACCATAACTTTGTATAGGGTCATTCAAGAAGCGATGACTAATGCAGTTAGGCATGGGAGAGCTAAGGAAATAAGTATTGTGATTATGTATGATGTAGATAGGATTGGGTTTAGTATAGTGGATAACGGTGCTGGATGTGATAAAGTGGTAGAAGGATATGGATTAAGAGGAATGAAAGAGAGAGTTGATCTGTTAGGAGGAGAGCTTTGGTATGAGAGTAAAGATGGATTCCAAATTGGTGGGAACATCTTGTTGAAATAG
- a CDS encoding response regulator transcription factor has product MIRVLLVDDQDILLQGLSMILERENDIKVIGGVKNGEEAVKRCKRESIDVVLMDIRMPIMNGVEATREIKKHREDIKIIVLTTFNDDEYIFDSLKYGASGYLLKDAMPKEISEAIRTVYDGGTLINPAVATKVMDRFKEFASNEYESESLEQVNKLTDREKNICSLLAEGLNNREIADELFLSQGTVKNHITNILGKLNLRDRTQLAIFAIKNKI; this is encoded by the coding sequence ATGATAAGAGTATTGTTGGTTGATGACCAGGATATTTTGTTGCAGGGATTGAGTATGATATTGGAGCGGGAGAATGATATTAAGGTAATAGGTGGAGTGAAGAATGGGGAGGAAGCTGTTAAGAGGTGTAAGAGAGAAAGTATAGATGTGGTATTGATGGATATTAGGATGCCTATTATGAATGGTGTGGAAGCTACAAGAGAGATAAAAAAACATAGGGAAGACATCAAAATTATTGTATTGACTACTTTCAATGATGATGAATATATTTTTGATTCTCTTAAGTATGGAGCTTCAGGATATTTGTTGAAGGATGCTATGCCTAAGGAGATATCTGAAGCTATACGAACTGTGTACGATGGAGGTACGTTGATTAATCCAGCTGTGGCAACTAAGGTTATGGACAGGTTTAAAGAGTTTGCTAGTAATGAATATGAATCTGAATCTTTGGAACAGGTGAATAAATTAACTGATAGGGAGAAAAATATTTGTAGTCTACTGGCAGAAGGATTGAATAATAGAGAGATAGCAGATGAATTATTCTTGAGTCAGGGGACGGTCAAAAATCATATCACGAATATATTAGGTAAATTGAATCTTAGAGACCGAACGCAATTGGCTATTTTTGCAATAAAAAATAAGATATAG